In Propionicimonas paludicola, a single window of DNA contains:
- a CDS encoding L-fucose/L-arabinose isomerase family protein: MTFGIIVGSREFFPGHLAATGHKHIVEAVTRAGHQCVILGAEDTEHGAVQSYEDAKKCATLFKRHVDEIDGIIVTLPNFGEERPIADAIRLSGLKVPVLIQATPDDPGKMSIQWRRDSFCGKMSACNNLHQYGIKYSLTTSHCVDPLSDEFGEDLARFAATCRIVGGLRGLRIGAIGARPQAFNTVRYSEKLLEASGISVITLDLSEILGRVDRLSDGAPEVAEKLEAIKNYIPVHGVPAPALLKQAKLAAVTEDWMREADVAISAIQCWTSIEENYGVVPCTMMSMMSSKLMSSACEVDVCGLVGMHMLALASQTPSALFDWNNNYGSNANKAVCFHCSNLPREFFKDYKMDFQEIIAGTVGKENTYGTVDGVVKSGHMTYLRISTDDASGRIRGYVGEGSFTDDPLHTFGGAGVVEIPELQKLVRYICQNGFEHHVAANYAAVSGAVVDAAENYLGWDMHVHEG, from the coding sequence ATGACATTCGGCATTATCGTCGGGAGCCGAGAGTTCTTCCCAGGTCACCTCGCAGCCACCGGCCACAAGCACATCGTCGAGGCAGTCACCCGGGCGGGCCATCAGTGCGTCATCCTCGGCGCGGAGGACACCGAGCACGGTGCAGTCCAGTCCTATGAGGACGCGAAGAAGTGCGCGACGCTGTTCAAGCGGCATGTGGACGAGATCGACGGGATCATCGTCACCCTCCCGAACTTCGGTGAGGAGCGCCCGATCGCCGACGCGATTCGTCTGTCCGGGCTGAAGGTGCCGGTGCTGATCCAGGCGACACCCGACGATCCGGGGAAGATGTCGATCCAATGGCGCCGCGATAGCTTCTGCGGAAAGATGTCGGCCTGCAACAACCTTCATCAGTACGGCATCAAGTACTCCCTGACGACCTCCCACTGCGTGGATCCGCTCAGCGACGAGTTCGGCGAAGACCTGGCGCGTTTCGCGGCGACCTGCCGCATCGTGGGTGGCCTGCGTGGGTTGCGCATTGGTGCGATCGGCGCGCGTCCACAGGCATTCAACACGGTCCGTTACAGCGAGAAGCTGCTGGAGGCGTCCGGGATCTCGGTGATCACCTTGGACCTTTCCGAGATCCTGGGCCGGGTGGACCGGCTGTCCGACGGTGCTCCGGAGGTTGCGGAGAAGCTGGAGGCCATCAAGAACTACATTCCGGTGCACGGAGTTCCCGCCCCGGCGCTGCTGAAGCAGGCCAAGCTGGCGGCCGTCACCGAGGACTGGATGCGGGAAGCCGACGTCGCGATCAGCGCGATCCAGTGCTGGACCTCCATCGAGGAGAACTACGGCGTCGTGCCCTGCACGATGATGAGCATGATGAGCTCGAAGTTGATGTCGAGCGCCTGCGAGGTTGACGTCTGCGGGCTGGTCGGGATGCACATGCTGGCCCTGGCATCGCAGACTCCGAGCGCTCTGTTCGACTGGAACAACAACTACGGCAGCAATGCCAACAAGGCGGTCTGCTTCCACTGCAGCAACCTGCCCCGAGAGTTCTTCAAGGACTACAAGATGGACTTCCAGGAGATCATCGCCGGCACCGTGGGCAAGGAGAACACCTATGGGACCGTCGACGGTGTGGTGAAGTCCGGGCACATGACCTACCTGCGGATCAGCACCGACGATGCTTCGGGACGCATCCGTGGCTACGTCGGCGAAGGCAGCTTCACCGACGATCCGCTGCACACCTTCGGCGGTGCCGGCGTCGTGGAGATCCCGGAGCTGCAGAAGCTCGTCCGCTACATCTGCCAGAACGGCTTCGAGCACCACGTGGCTGCCAACTACGCCGCGGTGAGCGGTGCGGTGGTGGACGCAGCCGAGAACTACCTGGGTTGGGACATGCACGTCCACGAAGGCTGA
- a CDS encoding SDR family NAD(P)-dependent oxidoreductase yields the protein MSRVVAIFGGRSEIGLAVATRLAPGATVVLAARPGPMDEAVDACRQAGATRVEVFDFDADDVAAQPGLVAAIEERVGPIDVAVLAFGVLGDQKRAEADAEFAAAVLHTDFIAQAGLLTVLADRLRPRGHGTIVAFSSVAGARVRRANYVYGSAKAGLDGFASGLADALHGSGVHLVIARPGFVIGRMTQGMEPAPFSSTPDQVADAVVRRIERGRGVELWIPWQLKAMFAVAAVVPRSLWRRMPR from the coding sequence GTGAGCCGGGTCGTCGCGATCTTCGGGGGCCGCAGCGAGATTGGACTCGCGGTGGCCACCCGGCTCGCGCCCGGTGCCACGGTGGTGCTCGCCGCCCGCCCCGGACCGATGGACGAGGCAGTCGACGCCTGCCGACAGGCCGGCGCGACTCGGGTGGAGGTCTTCGACTTCGACGCCGATGATGTCGCTGCCCAGCCGGGCCTGGTCGCGGCGATCGAGGAGCGGGTCGGCCCGATCGACGTGGCCGTGTTGGCCTTCGGCGTCCTCGGCGACCAGAAGCGGGCCGAGGCCGACGCCGAGTTCGCCGCTGCCGTGTTGCACACCGACTTCATCGCTCAGGCCGGGTTGCTCACCGTCCTGGCCGACCGACTGCGTCCCCGCGGGCACGGCACGATCGTGGCCTTCTCTTCGGTGGCCGGAGCCCGGGTCCGTCGGGCCAACTACGTCTACGGCTCGGCCAAAGCCGGATTGGACGGGTTCGCGTCCGGCCTGGCCGATGCGCTGCACGGCTCCGGGGTGCATCTGGTGATCGCCCGGCCCGGCTTCGTGATCGGCCGGATGACCCAGGGCATGGAGCCGGCCCCGTTCTCGTCCACCCCCGACCAGGTGGCCGATGCCGTGGTGCGGCGGATCGAACGCGGCCGCGGTGTGGAGTTGTGGATCCCCTGGCAGCTGAAGGCCATGTTCGCCGTGGCCGCCGTCGTTCCGCGGTCCCTGTGGCGCAGGATGCCGCGCTGA
- the gltX gene encoding glutamate--tRNA ligase — translation MTQTPARLRVAPSPTGDPHVGTAYMSLFNLAYARATGGQFVLRIEDTDRARYVASSEQQIFDTLHWLGLDWDEGPDLGGPYAPYRQSERLDTYRPFVDKLIADGHAYYCWCSTDRLAELRAEQQASKASVTGYDRLCVGKTREERAALPGFSETPVVRMLVPEDVELTFTDLIRGEVNAPVPDDQVILKADGFPTYHLAVVVDDHLMGITHVVRGEEWISSTPKHLLLYKWLGLTPPAFAHMPLLRNTDKSKISKRKNPAARLTWFAEQGYLPEALRNFLQLLAYPPVHEGTDVASFGEFVAAFDWAKVNTTGPIFDLTKLGALNADYIRALDADELADRIISYALANGQLTDPSDTQLSLLRAAVPLIQERLVLLSEAVPKLAYLFAADDELVIDADALARAGDNASAVVAATSQALAELGEWNHEAIQAALREALVDGLDLKPKFAFGPVRLGITGSNVSPPLFESMELLGRESCLARLDRLAGRL, via the coding sequence ATGACTCAGACTCCAGCTCGCCTACGCGTTGCGCCCTCGCCGACCGGCGATCCGCACGTCGGCACCGCCTACATGTCCTTGTTCAACCTGGCCTATGCCCGAGCCACTGGTGGCCAGTTCGTGCTGCGGATCGAAGACACCGACCGGGCCCGCTACGTGGCCAGCTCCGAACAGCAGATCTTCGACACCCTGCACTGGCTCGGCCTGGACTGGGACGAGGGCCCCGACCTGGGCGGGCCGTATGCCCCGTATCGGCAGTCCGAGCGGCTGGACACCTACCGCCCCTTCGTCGACAAGCTGATCGCCGACGGCCACGCCTACTACTGCTGGTGCTCGACCGACCGCTTGGCCGAACTGCGCGCCGAGCAGCAGGCGTCAAAGGCTTCGGTGACCGGCTACGACCGGCTCTGCGTGGGCAAGACCCGCGAGGAGCGGGCTGCGCTTCCCGGCTTCAGCGAGACCCCGGTGGTCCGGATGCTGGTGCCGGAGGACGTCGAGCTCACCTTCACCGATCTGATCCGCGGCGAGGTGAACGCGCCCGTCCCCGACGACCAGGTGATCCTGAAGGCTGACGGCTTCCCGACCTACCACCTGGCCGTGGTGGTCGACGACCACCTGATGGGGATCACCCACGTGGTCCGCGGCGAGGAGTGGATCTCGTCCACCCCCAAGCACCTGCTGCTCTACAAGTGGCTGGGGCTGACCCCGCCGGCGTTCGCGCACATGCCGCTGCTGCGCAACACCGACAAGTCCAAGATCTCCAAGCGCAAGAACCCGGCGGCACGGCTGACCTGGTTCGCCGAGCAGGGCTACCTGCCTGAGGCATTGCGCAACTTCCTGCAGCTGCTGGCCTACCCGCCGGTGCACGAGGGGACGGACGTCGCCAGCTTCGGCGAGTTCGTGGCTGCCTTCGACTGGGCCAAGGTGAACACCACCGGCCCGATCTTCGACCTGACCAAGCTCGGCGCCCTGAACGCCGACTACATCCGGGCGCTGGACGCCGACGAGCTGGCCGATCGGATCATCAGCTACGCGCTGGCCAACGGCCAGCTGACCGACCCCAGCGACACCCAGCTGAGCCTGCTGCGGGCCGCGGTTCCGCTGATCCAGGAGCGGCTGGTGCTGCTCAGCGAAGCGGTGCCGAAGTTGGCCTACCTGTTCGCGGCCGACGATGAGCTGGTCATCGACGCCGATGCGCTGGCCAGGGCCGGCGACAATGCGTCCGCTGTGGTGGCGGCGACCAGCCAGGCGCTGGCCGAGCTGGGGGAGTGGAACCACGAGGCCATCCAGGCCGCGTTGCGCGAGGCCCTGGTGGACGGGTTGGACCTGAAGCCCAAGTTCGCCTTCGGCCCGGTGCGGCTGGGGATCACCGGCTCCAATGTCTCCCCGCCGCTGTTCGAGTCGATGGAACTGCTGGGCCGCGAGTCCTGCCTGGCCCGTCTGGACAGGCTGGCCGGACGGCTGTGA
- a CDS encoding glutamine--tRNA ligase/YqeY domain fusion protein yields the protein MTEPVVANDFIRDIVRRDLEQQTYGGRVQTRFPPEPNGYLHIGHAKAITVDFGTADDFDGICNLRLDDTNPDTEETEFVESIVTDIEWLGYRPAAVLHASDYFDQLYEWAEYLIGKGLAYVDDQDTETISAQRGGFGKPGIESPYRNRSVEENLDLFRRMRDGEFADGEKVLRAKIDMNSENMALRDPVMYRIRHSHHFRTGDRWCLYPTYDWAHGQSDAIEGVTHSICTLEFDTHRPLYDWYLAQLPLPATAPKQIEFARLEFTHTVTSKRRLAKLVADGTVDGWDDPRMPTLSGLRRRGYPASAIRGFCREIGTTRTNSRQNIEALEAFVRRELNATAQRRMAVLHPLRLVIDNWPTNADGTPVTEYFEVTNNPENPEDGTRQVAFCGELWIEAEDFAEVPPPKFFRLTVGREVRLRGAYLVTATSVEKDADGEVVAVHATYDPATKGGDAPDGRKVKSTMHWVSAAHASRISVALYERLFSAPVPGEATGEALDDVNPNSREVLGECWAEAAVAELAPGSVVQFERIGYFALDPDRAGHFHRTVGLRDEWAAIQRRQG from the coding sequence ATGACCGAGCCTGTTGTTGCCAACGATTTCATCCGCGACATCGTGCGGCGGGATCTGGAGCAGCAGACCTACGGCGGACGCGTCCAGACCCGGTTCCCACCCGAGCCCAACGGCTACCTGCACATCGGCCACGCCAAGGCCATCACCGTCGACTTCGGCACAGCCGACGACTTCGACGGCATCTGCAACCTGCGCCTGGACGACACCAACCCGGACACCGAAGAGACCGAGTTCGTCGAGTCGATCGTCACCGACATCGAGTGGCTGGGCTACCGTCCGGCCGCCGTGCTCCATGCGTCGGACTACTTCGATCAGCTCTACGAATGGGCCGAGTACCTGATCGGCAAGGGCCTGGCCTATGTGGACGACCAGGACACCGAGACCATCTCGGCCCAGCGCGGCGGCTTCGGCAAGCCCGGCATCGAGAGCCCCTACCGCAACCGCTCGGTCGAGGAGAACCTCGACCTGTTCCGCCGGATGCGCGACGGCGAGTTCGCCGACGGCGAGAAGGTGCTGCGGGCCAAGATCGACATGAACAGCGAGAACATGGCGCTGCGCGACCCGGTGATGTACCGGATCCGCCACTCCCACCACTTCCGCACCGGCGATCGGTGGTGCCTCTACCCCACCTACGACTGGGCACACGGCCAGAGTGACGCCATCGAGGGAGTCACCCACTCGATCTGCACCCTGGAGTTCGACACCCATCGTCCGCTGTACGACTGGTACCTGGCCCAGCTGCCCCTGCCGGCCACCGCGCCCAAGCAGATCGAGTTCGCCCGGCTGGAGTTCACCCATACCGTCACCAGCAAGCGTCGGCTGGCCAAGCTGGTCGCCGATGGCACCGTGGACGGCTGGGACGACCCGCGGATGCCCACTCTGAGCGGCCTGCGCCGCCGCGGCTACCCGGCGTCCGCGATCCGTGGCTTCTGCCGCGAGATCGGCACCACTCGGACCAACAGTCGGCAGAACATCGAGGCCCTCGAGGCCTTCGTCCGCCGCGAGTTGAATGCCACCGCACAGCGCCGGATGGCGGTTCTGCACCCGCTGCGCCTGGTGATCGACAACTGGCCCACCAACGCTGACGGGACGCCGGTCACCGAGTACTTCGAGGTGACCAACAACCCGGAGAACCCCGAGGACGGGACCCGCCAGGTCGCGTTCTGTGGCGAGCTGTGGATCGAGGCCGAGGACTTCGCCGAGGTGCCGCCGCCGAAGTTCTTCCGGCTCACCGTGGGTCGCGAGGTGCGGTTGCGCGGCGCCTACCTGGTCACGGCCACCTCGGTGGAGAAGGACGCAGACGGCGAAGTGGTCGCCGTCCACGCCACCTACGACCCGGCCACCAAGGGCGGGGACGCCCCGGACGGCCGCAAGGTGAAGTCCACCATGCACTGGGTCTCCGCCGCCCACGCCAGCCGGATCAGCGTGGCCCTGTACGAGCGCCTGTTCAGCGCCCCTGTTCCCGGTGAGGCCACCGGCGAGGCTCTGGACGACGTGAACCCGAACTCCCGCGAGGTGCTCGGCGAGTGCTGGGCCGAGGCTGCGGTTGCCGAGCTGGCACCGGGCAGCGTGGTCCAGTTCGAGCGGATCGGCTACTTCGCCCTGGATCCCGATCGGGCCGGGCACTTCCATCGCACGGTCGGGCTGCGGGACGAGTGGGCGGCCATTCAGCGTCGCCAGGGCTGA
- a CDS encoding SDR family NAD(P)-dependent oxidoreductase: MSASKSVADRLPPLPLPALSGRRVVVTGSSSGLGRAAAEALAAAGARVVLGVRSAERGERAAAQIRAAHPGAQVEVELIELGSLASIAAFAARVGARPLDVLINNAGLSAADPSQVTEDGFDLQVGVNYLGAYALTAGLWPALTAASGRVVMLGSMMARRGRIDAGLGRPTGSTVRSYSDSKLATVVFATELARRLRDAGSPVTATAAHPGWAQTAIFATAGLPAFVDRIGDLTGTIQSAADGAQPILLAATTDPPATYYGPTRRFGASGPAGAVTLPPSALVPGVGELVWQLSAERTGVHIDVEGTNP, encoded by the coding sequence ATGTCCGCGTCGAAGTCGGTAGCCGATCGCCTGCCACCACTGCCCCTGCCCGCGCTCAGCGGCCGCCGGGTGGTGGTCACCGGATCCAGTAGCGGCCTGGGCCGCGCGGCCGCTGAGGCCCTGGCTGCGGCCGGCGCACGGGTGGTTCTGGGCGTCCGCAGCGCCGAACGGGGTGAGCGGGCTGCTGCCCAGATCCGGGCAGCCCATCCCGGCGCCCAGGTCGAGGTCGAGTTGATCGAGCTGGGATCGCTGGCCAGCATCGCCGCCTTCGCCGCTCGGGTGGGTGCCCGTCCGCTGGATGTCCTGATCAACAACGCCGGACTCTCCGCGGCCGACCCGTCCCAGGTGACCGAGGACGGTTTCGACCTGCAAGTCGGGGTGAACTATCTGGGTGCCTACGCCCTCACCGCTGGCCTGTGGCCGGCCCTCACTGCCGCCTCCGGACGCGTGGTGATGCTCGGCTCGATGATGGCCCGGCGAGGCCGGATCGATGCCGGCCTGGGCCGTCCGACCGGCTCCACGGTGCGCTCCTACTCCGACTCCAAGCTAGCCACAGTGGTGTTCGCCACCGAACTGGCCCGTCGGCTGCGGGACGCCGGCAGCCCGGTCACCGCCACGGCCGCCCACCCCGGCTGGGCCCAGACTGCCATCTTCGCCACCGCCGGCCTCCCCGCCTTCGTCGATCGGATCGGAGATCTGACCGGGACGATTCAGTCGGCGGCCGACGGCGCCCAGCCGATCCTGCTGGCCGCCACCACTGACCCTCCGGCCACCTACTACGGCCCCACTCGCCGGTTCGGCGCATCCGGACCGGCTGGCGCGGTAACGCTGCCACCCTCGGCCCTGGTGCCCGGTGTCGGCGAGTTGGTCTGGCAGCTGAGCGCCGAGCGCACCGGAGTACACATCGACGTGGAAGGAACCAACCCATGA
- a CDS encoding carbohydrate kinase family protein produces MSTEVTVVGEALIDIVIPVSGEPSEHVGGSPANVAIGLARLGHPTRLATHIGTDARGVRIAELMAREAVSLTADSCAAERTPTAAAHLDEAGVATYQFDLDWRLDPAQVPVPAGSHVHTGSIAATLSPGGAAVAEIVSAARAQATVSYDPNARPTLMGEPEAVLPVIEHLISLSDVVKASEEDAAWLYPGRPVAEVLRHWAELGPALCAITQGGSEAALLLAGELHCLPTLPTTVADTVGAGDSFMAGLISGLLDAGLLGGTDARSRLYAAGWDEVLPAVQRALGCAAITVSRVGANPPTRAELAG; encoded by the coding sequence ATGAGCACCGAGGTCACCGTCGTCGGGGAGGCCCTCATCGACATCGTCATTCCGGTTTCCGGCGAGCCCAGCGAGCATGTCGGCGGTAGCCCGGCCAATGTGGCCATCGGCCTGGCTCGACTCGGTCATCCCACCCGGCTGGCCACCCACATCGGCACCGACGCCCGTGGGGTTCGGATCGCCGAGCTGATGGCCCGGGAGGCGGTGTCACTGACCGCCGACAGCTGCGCGGCCGAGCGCACCCCGACCGCCGCCGCCCATCTGGACGAGGCCGGCGTGGCCACCTACCAGTTCGACCTCGACTGGCGCCTGGACCCGGCCCAGGTGCCGGTACCGGCTGGCAGCCACGTCCACACTGGCTCGATCGCCGCCACCCTCTCCCCCGGTGGCGCGGCCGTGGCCGAGATCGTGTCCGCCGCTCGAGCGCAGGCCACTGTCTCCTACGACCCCAATGCCCGGCCCACCCTGATGGGCGAGCCGGAGGCGGTGCTCCCGGTCATCGAGCATCTGATCAGCTTGTCCGACGTGGTCAAGGCTTCGGAGGAGGACGCCGCCTGGCTCTACCCGGGCCGACCCGTGGCTGAGGTGTTGCGACACTGGGCAGAGCTCGGCCCGGCGCTGTGCGCGATCACCCAGGGCGGCTCTGAGGCCGCACTCCTCCTGGCCGGAGAACTGCATTGCCTGCCCACCCTGCCCACCACAGTCGCCGACACGGTCGGGGCCGGGGACTCGTTCATGGCCGGCCTGATCTCCGGGCTTCTGGACGCCGGCCTGCTCGGCGGGACGGACGCGCGCAGCCGGCTCTACGCAGCAGGCTGGGACGAGGTCCTGCCGGCCGTCCAGCGGGCTCTGGGTTGCGCAGCCATCACGGTCTCCCGGGTCGGCGCCAACCCGCCCACCCGCGCCGAACTCGCCGGCTGA
- the tuf gene encoding elongation factor Tu, producing MAKAKFERTKPHCNIGTIGHIDHGKTTLTAAITKVLHDKYPELNAVSAFDQIDKAPEERQRGITISIAHVEYQTEKRHYAHVDCPGHADYVKNMITGAAQMDGAILVVAATDGPMPQTREHVLLARQVGVPAIVVALNKCDMVDDEELIELVELEVRELLSSQEFDGDNCPIVRVAAFPAMNGDEKWSESVLELMNAVDEYIPQPERDTEKPFLMPIEDVFTITGRGTVVTGRIERGIVKTGETVDIIGIAEKKQTTTITGVEMFRKILDEGRAGENVGLLLRGTKKDDVERGMVVIKPGSTTPHTDFEANVYILTKDEGGRHKPFFSNYSPQFYFRTTDVTGVVALPEGTDMVMPGDTTDMTVHLNKPIAMEDGLKFAIREGGRTVGAGRVTKIIK from the coding sequence GTGGCAAAGGCCAAGTTCGAGCGGACCAAGCCGCACTGCAACATCGGCACCATCGGGCATATCGACCACGGCAAGACCACGCTCACCGCGGCGATTACGAAGGTGCTCCACGATAAGTACCCCGAGCTCAATGCGGTGTCCGCGTTCGACCAGATCGACAAGGCGCCCGAGGAGCGTCAGCGCGGTATCACTATCTCGATCGCGCACGTCGAGTACCAGACCGAGAAGCGTCACTACGCTCACGTTGACTGCCCGGGTCACGCTGACTACGTGAAGAACATGATCACCGGTGCCGCCCAGATGGACGGCGCGATCCTGGTCGTGGCAGCTACCGACGGCCCGATGCCGCAGACCCGCGAGCACGTGCTGCTCGCCCGTCAGGTCGGCGTGCCGGCGATCGTCGTCGCGCTGAACAAGTGCGACATGGTCGACGACGAGGAGCTCATCGAGCTCGTCGAGCTCGAGGTTCGCGAGCTGCTCTCCAGCCAGGAGTTCGACGGCGACAACTGCCCGATCGTCCGCGTCGCCGCCTTCCCGGCGATGAACGGCGACGAGAAGTGGTCGGAGTCGGTGCTCGAGCTGATGAACGCGGTTGACGAGTACATCCCGCAGCCGGAGCGCGACACCGAGAAGCCGTTCCTGATGCCGATCGAGGACGTGTTCACCATCACCGGTCGTGGCACCGTGGTGACCGGCCGTATCGAGCGTGGCATCGTCAAGACCGGCGAGACCGTCGACATCATCGGCATCGCCGAGAAGAAGCAGACCACCACCATCACCGGTGTTGAGATGTTCCGCAAGATCCTCGACGAGGGTCGCGCGGGTGAGAACGTCGGCCTGCTGCTCCGCGGCACCAAGAAGGACGATGTCGAGCGCGGCATGGTCGTCATCAAGCCGGGTTCGACCACTCCGCACACCGACTTCGAGGCGAACGTCTACATCCTGACCAAGGATGAGGGTGGCCGTCACAAGCCGTTCTTCTCCAACTACAGCCCGCAGTTCTACTTCCGTACCACGGACGTGACCGGCGTGGTTGCGCTTCCTGAGGGCACCGACATGGTGATGCCTGGTGACACCACCGACATGACCGTGCACCTCAACAAGCCGATTGCCATGGAGGACGGCCTGAAGTTCGCCATCCGTGAGGGTGGCCGGACCGTCGGCGCCGGCCGCGTGACCAAGATCATCAAGTGA
- the fusA gene encoding elongation factor G — protein sequence MAIDLKQDLAKVRNIGIMAHIDAGKTTTTERILFYTGINYKIGEVHDGAATMDWMEQEQERGITITSAATTCFWKDHQINIIDTPGHVDFTIEVERSLRVLDGAVCVFDGVAGVEPQSQTVWRQATRYGVPRICYVNKLDRTGASFDYCVKTIRERLNTVAAVLQLPVGAESHFQGVIDLVRMRALMWRGETTIGEDYVVEEIPADMADAAATAHEELIHVLADHDDEFAEAWLEAEETGEELTAAQIKAAIRRAVIANKITAVICGTSFKNKGVQPMLDAVLDYLPSPLDIPAIQGFKPGHPDEVIERHTSNEEPLSILAFKIAADPHLGKLTYIRIYSGVLKAGQQVLNSTKSRKERIGKIYQMHANKRQEIDEIGAGMIVAVMGLKDTTTGETLCDPSDPVVLESMDFPAPVIEQAIEPKTKSDQEKLGIAIQRLAEEDPTFRVHTDEETGQTIIAGMGELHLEVMIDRMKREFKVEANIGKPQVAYRETLRRPVEKVEYTHKKQSGGSGQYAKVLVALEPKPAGEGYEFVNAVTGGRIPREYIPAVDAGIKEAMAFGPLAGYPVEDIKVTLLDGAYHDVDSSELAFKIAGSMVFKEAARKADPALLEPMMAVEVTTPEDYLGTVIGDINSRRGHVQSMEEAHGNQVVKALVPLSEMFGYVGDLRSKTSGQASYSMEFDSYGEVPKSVADEIIAKGRGGA from the coding sequence GTGGCCATTGACTTGAAGCAGGACCTGGCGAAGGTCCGCAATATCGGCATCATGGCCCACATCGACGCCGGCAAGACCACCACCACCGAGCGGATCCTGTTTTACACCGGCATCAACTACAAGATCGGCGAGGTGCACGATGGCGCCGCGACGATGGACTGGATGGAGCAGGAGCAGGAGCGAGGGATCACCATCACCTCGGCTGCCACCACGTGTTTCTGGAAAGACCACCAGATCAACATCATCGACACCCCCGGCCACGTCGACTTCACCATTGAGGTCGAGCGGTCGCTGCGCGTGCTGGACGGTGCGGTCTGTGTCTTCGACGGTGTCGCCGGTGTCGAGCCGCAGTCGCAGACGGTGTGGCGTCAGGCCACCCGCTACGGCGTGCCGCGCATCTGCTACGTGAACAAGCTGGACCGCACCGGCGCGTCCTTCGACTACTGCGTCAAGACCATCCGCGAGCGTCTGAACACGGTCGCCGCTGTGCTGCAGTTGCCGGTCGGCGCCGAGTCCCACTTCCAGGGCGTGATCGACCTGGTCCGCATGCGTGCCCTGATGTGGCGCGGCGAGACCACCATCGGCGAGGACTACGTCGTCGAGGAGATCCCGGCCGACATGGCCGATGCCGCTGCGACCGCCCACGAGGAGCTCATCCACGTGCTGGCCGACCACGACGACGAGTTCGCCGAGGCCTGGCTCGAGGCGGAGGAGACCGGCGAGGAGCTGACCGCTGCGCAGATCAAGGCCGCCATTCGTCGCGCCGTGATCGCCAACAAGATCACCGCGGTGATCTGTGGCACCTCCTTCAAGAACAAGGGTGTGCAGCCGATGCTGGACGCCGTTCTGGACTACCTGCCGTCCCCGCTGGACATCCCGGCCATCCAGGGCTTCAAGCCCGGCCACCCGGACGAGGTCATCGAGCGGCACACCTCCAACGAGGAGCCGCTGTCGATCCTGGCCTTCAAGATTGCCGCGGACCCGCACCTGGGCAAGCTGACCTACATCCGGATCTACTCCGGCGTGCTGAAGGCCGGCCAGCAGGTGCTGAACTCGACCAAGAGCCGCAAGGAGCGGATCGGCAAGATCTACCAGATGCATGCCAACAAGCGTCAGGAGATCGACGAGATCGGCGCCGGCATGATCGTGGCGGTGATGGGTCTGAAGGACACCACCACCGGTGAGACCTTGTGCGACCCGTCCGACCCGGTCGTGCTGGAGTCCATGGACTTCCCGGCACCGGTGATCGAGCAGGCCATCGAGCCGAAGACCAAGTCCGACCAGGAGAAGCTGGGCATCGCGATCCAGCGCTTGGCCGAAGAGGATCCGACTTTCCGCGTCCACACTGACGAGGAGACCGGCCAGACCATCATCGCCGGCATGGGCGAGCTTCACCTCGAGGTGATGATCGACCGGATGAAGCGTGAGTTCAAGGTCGAGGCGAACATCGGCAAGCCGCAGGTCGCCTACCGCGAGACCCTGCGTCGTCCGGTGGAGAAGGTCGAGTACACCCACAAGAAGCAGTCGGGTGGTTCGGGTCAGTACGCCAAGGTGCTGGTGGCTCTCGAGCCCAAGCCGGCCGGCGAGGGCTACGAGTTCGTGAACGCCGTCACTGGTGGTCGCATCCCCCGGGAGTACATCCCGGCCGTGGACGCGGGCATCAAGGAGGCCATGGCCTTCGGTCCGCTGGCCGGGTACCCGGTCGAGGACATCAAGGTCACCCTGCTGGACGGTGCGTACCACGACGTCGACTCCTCCGAACTGGCCTTCAAGATCGCCGGTTCGATGGTCTTCAAGGAGGCCGCCCGTAAGGCCGACCCGGCTCTGCTGGAGCCGATGATGGCCGTCGAGGTGACCACCCCGGAGGACTACCTGGGCACTGTGATCGGCGACATCAACAGCCGCCGTGGCCACGTCCAGTCCATGGAAGAAGCGCACGGCAACCAGGTCGTCAAGGCTCTGGTGCCGCTGAGCGAGATGTTCGGCTACGTCGGCGATCTTCGCTCCAAGACCTCCGGTCAGGCGTCGTACTCGATGGAGTTCGACTCCTACGGCGAGGTTCCCAAGTCGGTGGCCGACGAGATCATCGCGAAGGGCCGTGGCGGCGCCTGA